ATAAAGATTCAGGCTATCTCACCTTTGTTCAGCAAGATGAGACCGCTGGGCTTGAGGTATTAAAAGGGGATGAGTGGGTATTGGCCGAACCGATTCCGGGCACGTTTGTGGTCAATATTGGGGAGCTATTAGAGATTGCTTCCCAAGGCTATCTTAAAGCAACACTGCATCGCGTCGTAACGCCACCTGTAGGGGTTGATCGCTATTCGCACGCCTTTTTCTTAACCTCACAACTTGATGCAACGGTACCATTAATTACATTGCCCGAGGCGCTTCAAGGCAAATCGTTTAGTATCACTCAAGATCCAAAAAATCCGCTCTTTACTCAAATCGGGAAAAACTTCTTAAAAGGGCGCTTACGTTCCCATCCCGATGTAGCAAAACGCCATTATGCCGATCTACGCATTGATGGATAAATTAATGGATAGAACACTCGAAACTCTCTAGAGGATCAATAACCGATAAATCACAGGGCAAAAAAAACGATATACGTCACACAGATGCCGATTTGGAAATGCTTGCGGGCAGACAGCTAAGCAGAGATGAGTAAACGCCTCGATCGTTTCCTTTCGGCCATCGTCCATATAACAACGACATAACGAACAATAAAATAACCAAAGGAGATCATTATGATTACCGTTACCTATCTTAAAAAATTGAATAAAATTAATAAACGCGCAAAGCAGCTCTTTTATCTATTGATTGCCGGCCTTGTTTTAACCGCCTGTTCTGAGGCAGAGTCGGATATTAGTACGAAAGCAACGCCTCAAACAAACCCCGATCAACAGACCATTCGGATTGGCACCTCACCGGGGGATTTTGCTGATATGGTTCGGGATTATATCGGGCCTGAACTTGAAAAGGCGGGCTATCAGGTCACGCTAAAAGAGATTACCGATATTGTGATTCCCAATACGGGCGTGCATGAGGGCTCGCTTGAGGTCAATATCTTCCAACATAAACCCTATTTAGATGAATTTAATGAAAATTATAACGCAATGCTAACGCCGATTGTCCAAGTGCCGACCGCGCCTTTCGGACTCTATGGCGGTAAGCTTCACTCATTGGACAGTGTCAAAGAGGGAGCAACGATTGGGATTCCCTCCAATGTCACCAACTTTTCACGGGGATTGCGCATTTTAGAGGCGCTAGGTTGGATTACGCTCAAAGAGGATATTGATTTTTTTCGGGTGCGTAAAACGGATATTACCTCAAACCCTAAAAACCTGAAGATTTTAGAGATTGAAGCGGCGCAGATGGTGCGGGCGCGTCAAGATGTGGATTATGCGGTGATTAATGGGAATTTTGCGCAAGATGCGGGGATTCCATTTACCGATGCGCTCTATATTGAACCGAGCAAACATTTTGTCAATTGGGTTGTGGTGAAAAAGGCCGATAGCGACACTCCTTGGGCGAAAACGTTGATCGATATTATCAATTCAGATGGATTTAAAGCGTACACGCAAGCGCATTTCCCTGGCTACAATTTACCCTTAAGCTGGTAGGAGGCGATGATGCGATTCAAGGCATTTTTATATATAGGTATCGGTATTATTTTGGCCGGTTGTTTCTCCAATTCGAGCGATGAGCAAAAAGTGATTCGGATCGGTACGTCGGTAGGAGATTTTGGCACAATGGCGCGTGATTTTATTGCCCCCGAGCTTAAAAAGCAGGGCTATACGGTAAAGGTGACGGAGTTTAGCGATATTATGGGGCCCAATATTGCGCTCAATGATGGCAGTATCGATATTAATACCTTTCAACATCGATTTTTCTTAGAGGGATTTAATCAAAGTAACAATAGTAATCTATTGCCGATCT
The window above is part of the Ignatzschineria sp. RMDPL8A genome. Proteins encoded here:
- a CDS encoding MetQ/NlpA family ABC transporter substrate-binding protein, producing MITVTYLKKLNKINKRAKQLFYLLIAGLVLTACSEAESDISTKATPQTNPDQQTIRIGTSPGDFADMVRDYIGPELEKAGYQVTLKEITDIVIPNTGVHEGSLEVNIFQHKPYLDEFNENYNAMLTPIVQVPTAPFGLYGGKLHSLDSVKEGATIGIPSNVTNFSRGLRILEALGWITLKEDIDFFRVRKTDITSNPKNLKILEIEAAQMVRARQDVDYAVINGNFAQDAGIPFTDALYIEPSKHFVNWVVVKKADSDTPWAKTLIDIINSDGFKAYTQAHFPGYNLPLSW